From Micromonospora rhizosphaerae, the proteins below share one genomic window:
- a CDS encoding aminoglycoside phosphotransferase family protein, translating to MTTDDRAYAGWRGPSHPSPRLGRPYVTSQEIPLHGGNVSTVVRVGDTVRRNAGPWTPSVHALLRHLEYVGFTGAPRALGMDERNREVLSYLEGECGEYPLAPHWVTDEALVTVATMLRMFHDAQYGFAPPPGAVWRSFGPPPPDTEVICHHDAAPHNVIWRPDGTLSLIDFDLASPGARIYDVAYAAWTWVPIFSDRDSITLGWKHPDRTRRLRLFADAYGLIPRDRHRLIRTIRKRIVDHVEGIRRMAAAGDPAFVRIVHKGHLRRPMRDLRLLDYERHALEYALR from the coding sequence GTGACGACTGACGATCGCGCCTACGCGGGGTGGCGTGGCCCCAGCCACCCGTCGCCGCGCCTCGGGAGACCGTACGTGACTTCGCAGGAGATCCCGCTGCACGGTGGGAACGTGAGCACCGTGGTCCGGGTGGGCGACACGGTCCGGCGCAACGCCGGGCCGTGGACCCCCTCCGTGCACGCCCTGCTGCGGCACCTGGAGTACGTCGGGTTCACCGGCGCCCCGCGCGCCCTCGGCATGGACGAGCGCAACCGGGAGGTCCTGTCGTACCTGGAGGGGGAGTGCGGGGAGTACCCGCTCGCCCCGCACTGGGTCACCGACGAGGCGCTGGTGACGGTGGCGACCATGCTGCGGATGTTCCACGACGCCCAGTACGGCTTCGCCCCGCCGCCGGGGGCGGTCTGGCGCTCGTTCGGCCCGCCCCCGCCGGACACCGAGGTGATCTGCCACCACGACGCCGCCCCGCACAACGTGATCTGGCGGCCGGACGGCACCCTCAGCCTGATCGACTTCGACCTCGCCTCGCCCGGCGCGCGGATCTACGACGTGGCGTACGCGGCCTGGACCTGGGTGCCGATCTTCTCCGACCGCGACTCGATCACCCTCGGCTGGAAGCATCCGGACCGGACGCGCCGGCTGCGGCTCTTCGCCGACGCGTACGGGCTGATCCCGCGGGACCGGCACCGGCTGATCCGGACCATCCGCAAGCGGATCGTGGACCACGTCGAGGGGATCCGCCGGATGGCCGCGGCCGGCGATCCGGCGTTCGTCCGGATCGTGCACAAGGGGCACCTCCGTCGCCCGATGCGCGACCTGCGGCTGCTCGACTACGAGCGGCACGCCCTCGAGTACGCCCTCCGGTAG
- a CDS encoding ammonium transporter — translation MEINTGNTAWLLLSSALVLLMTPGLALFYGGLNRSKGVLNMMMMSFSAIGLISVLWVIYGFTLAFGTNDSAGVNNVIGSFTQYLGTETRFIGEEWLFLGTGTGIPTYVFMVFQMMFAIITVALISGAVSDRLKFSGWLLFAFAWFTLVYVPVAHWVWGGGFIGAKIKALDFAGGTAVHINAGAAALGLALVLGKRIGWPKESFKPHNVPLVALGAGLLWFGWFGFNAGSELTVDTTTAVAFVNTQVATAAGLVGWVLVEWLRSGRPTLVGASSGAVAGLVAITPACGFIAPLPSVLLGLLAGAVCAVAVGLKYRLGFDDSLDVVGVHFVAGWIGSLFIGLFATLQVNSAIEGLGASEGLFYGGGLTQLGRQALASGIVSVYSFGVAALIALAVRALIGLRSDPDDEVAGIDVAEHAESAYDLSPTTGGSAGGAFAMAGIGAAKPAPEPAEPAEEPAEPVSEKVAG, via the coding sequence GTGGAGATCAACACCGGCAACACCGCCTGGTTGCTCCTGTCGTCTGCGCTCGTGCTGCTCATGACGCCGGGTCTGGCCCTGTTCTACGGCGGCCTGAACCGGTCCAAGGGCGTACTCAACATGATGATGATGAGCTTCTCCGCGATCGGGCTCATCTCCGTTCTTTGGGTCATCTACGGCTTCACCCTGGCGTTCGGCACCAACGACAGCGCCGGCGTCAACAACGTGATCGGCAGCTTCACCCAGTACCTCGGCACCGAGACCAGGTTCATCGGCGAGGAGTGGCTCTTCCTCGGCACGGGGACCGGCATCCCCACGTACGTGTTCATGGTGTTCCAGATGATGTTCGCCATCATCACGGTCGCCCTGATCAGCGGCGCGGTCTCCGACCGGCTGAAGTTCTCCGGCTGGCTGCTCTTCGCCTTCGCCTGGTTCACCCTGGTCTACGTTCCGGTCGCGCACTGGGTCTGGGGTGGCGGCTTCATCGGTGCCAAGATCAAGGCGCTCGACTTCGCCGGCGGCACCGCGGTCCACATCAACGCCGGCGCGGCCGCGCTCGGCCTGGCGCTGGTGCTCGGCAAGCGGATCGGCTGGCCGAAGGAGAGCTTCAAGCCGCACAACGTCCCGCTGGTCGCGCTCGGCGCCGGTCTGCTCTGGTTCGGCTGGTTCGGCTTCAACGCCGGCTCCGAGCTGACCGTGGACACCACCACCGCGGTGGCCTTCGTCAACACCCAGGTCGCCACGGCCGCCGGGCTGGTCGGCTGGGTCCTCGTCGAGTGGCTGCGCAGCGGCCGGCCGACCCTGGTCGGCGCCTCCTCCGGCGCCGTGGCCGGCCTGGTCGCCATCACCCCGGCCTGCGGCTTCATCGCCCCGCTGCCGTCGGTGCTGCTCGGTCTCCTCGCCGGCGCGGTCTGCGCGGTCGCGGTCGGCCTGAAGTACCGGCTCGGTTTCGACGACTCGCTCGACGTGGTCGGCGTGCACTTCGTCGCCGGCTGGATCGGCTCGCTGTTCATCGGCCTCTTCGCCACCCTCCAGGTCAACTCCGCCATCGAGGGCCTGGGCGCCAGCGAGGGCCTCTTCTACGGCGGCGGGCTCACCCAGCTCGGCCGCCAGGCCCTGGCCAGCGGCATCGTCTCGGTCTACTCGTTCGGCGTGGCCGCGCTGATCGCGCTGGCGGTCCGGGCCCTGATCGGCCTGCGCTCCGACCCCGACGACGAGGTCGCCGGCATCGACGTCGCCGAGCACGCGGAGAGCGCGTACGACCTCTCGCCCACCACGGGCGGCAGCGCCGGCGGAGCGTTCGCCATGGCCGGGATCGGCGCCGCCAAGCCGGCCCCGGAGCCCGCCGAACCGGCGGAGGAGCCCGCCGAGCCGGTGAGCGAGAAGGTCGCCGGTTAA
- a CDS encoding P-II family nitrogen regulator has protein sequence MKLVTAVIKPYQLDAVKEALHALGVAGLTVSEVQGYGRQKGHTEVYRGAEYTVEFLPKIRVEVLTDEMDVDKIVDAVVAAARTGKIGDGKVWVTGVEEVVRVRTGERGLDAL, from the coding sequence ATGAAGCTGGTGACCGCAGTCATCAAGCCGTACCAGCTGGACGCGGTGAAGGAGGCCCTGCACGCCCTCGGCGTGGCCGGCCTGACCGTCAGCGAGGTCCAGGGCTACGGCCGGCAGAAGGGGCACACCGAGGTCTACCGGGGTGCCGAGTACACGGTCGAGTTCCTGCCGAAGATCCGGGTGGAGGTGCTCACCGACGAGATGGACGTCGACAAGATCGTCGACGCCGTCGTGGCGGCCGCCCGGACGGGCAAGATCGGCGACGGCAAGGTCTGGGTGACCGGTGTCGAGGAGGTCGTCCGGGTCCGCACCGGCGAACGCGGTCTCGACGCACTCTGA
- a CDS encoding [protein-PII] uridylyltransferase, with product MTSLIKKNASGHPGNGDADLLINEVVGVPGGIGAEARAARAAAFDGWLSRLLPERPGVALLAVGGLGRRQCAPYGDLDLVLLHAGVPGTDELAASLWYPIWDAGLRLDHSVRTVAEALSVAQDDVKVALGLLDARFVAGDRALADSLIRTATDHWRRTAVRQLPGLREITAARWETHGELAFLLEGDLKEAAGGLRDVGILRAIATAGITDALRPAVRAAHRRLLDTRDALHLQVGRRVDRLVAQERDGVAALLGLRQLQLGASDAAQRPGAVVRQHQLGASDAAQRPGAGAGAVVHDGDVLLRRVAGDARTVSHALDDAWRAADRLRSGRRRGADGRPGRRPVARDVVEHDGELVLARTAIGARPDPSLSLRVAAAAATTRLPIARATCEWLAAYCPPLPAPWPPAARAALITLLGAGPGLVPAWETCDRYGLIDGWLPEWTRLRSLPQHNPVHRFTLDRHLVQTAYEASRHSREVDRPDLLLLGALLHDIGKGLPGDHSTVGAPLAEAVATRIGLPEPEVALIGRLVRLHLLLPDVATRRDLADPVTIAGVAELVGDTTTLDLLHALVRADALATGPAAWSDWKGRLVAELVAGVRTALDTGALPAPPAPDPALVAGPLPVVHLAEDRVAVAAADRRGLLATVAGCLALHRLEVLSADASTVDGRALVECRVQPRYGLAPDPIALSADLRRAVTGDVSVTQRLRGRALAARGAGAAPRVVWHREAATDAVLLELRAADAAGLLYRVTCALDEAGAQVRAARISTLGGDVVDAFYLVGGWPSDADRARLEAAVLAAV from the coding sequence ATGACCTCGTTGATCAAGAAGAATGCGTCAGGACACCCCGGCAACGGCGACGCAGACCTCTTGATCAACGAGGTCGTCGGCGTGCCGGGCGGGATCGGGGCGGAGGCGCGGGCGGCGCGGGCGGCGGCGTTCGACGGGTGGCTCAGCCGGCTGCTGCCGGAGCGGCCCGGGGTCGCCCTCCTCGCCGTCGGCGGCCTCGGGCGGCGGCAGTGCGCGCCGTACGGGGACCTGGACCTGGTGCTGCTGCACGCCGGGGTGCCCGGGACGGACGAGCTGGCCGCCTCGCTGTGGTACCCGATCTGGGACGCCGGGCTGCGGCTGGACCACTCGGTACGCACCGTCGCCGAGGCGCTCTCGGTGGCCCAGGACGACGTCAAGGTCGCCCTCGGCCTGCTCGACGCCCGCTTCGTGGCCGGGGACCGGGCGCTCGCCGACTCACTGATCCGCACCGCGACCGACCACTGGCGGCGTACCGCCGTCCGCCAGCTCCCCGGGCTCAGGGAGATCACCGCCGCCCGCTGGGAGACCCACGGCGAGCTGGCCTTCCTGCTGGAGGGCGACCTGAAGGAGGCTGCCGGCGGGCTGCGCGACGTCGGCATCCTCCGGGCCATCGCCACCGCCGGCATCACCGACGCGCTGCGACCCGCGGTCCGCGCCGCCCACCGGCGCCTGCTGGACACCCGTGACGCCCTGCACCTGCAGGTCGGCCGCCGGGTCGACCGGCTCGTCGCCCAGGAACGCGACGGGGTCGCCGCGCTGCTCGGCCTACGACAACTCCAGCTCGGCGCGTCTGACGCCGCGCAGCGACCTGGAGCCGTCGTGCGACAACACCAGCTCGGCGCGTCTGACGCCGCGCAGCGACCTGGAGCCGGCGCTGGAGCCGTCGTACACGACGGCGACGTCCTGCTGCGCCGGGTCGCCGGGGACGCCCGGACCGTCAGCCACGCCCTCGACGACGCCTGGCGGGCCGCCGACCGGCTCCGCTCCGGCCGCCGCCGGGGTGCCGACGGCCGTCCGGGCCGCCGCCCGGTCGCCCGGGACGTGGTCGAGCACGACGGCGAGCTGGTGCTGGCCCGCACCGCCATCGGCGCCCGCCCCGACCCGAGCCTGTCGCTGCGGGTCGCCGCCGCCGCGGCCACCACCCGGCTGCCGATCGCCCGGGCCACCTGCGAGTGGCTGGCCGCGTACTGCCCGCCGCTGCCCGCGCCCTGGCCGCCGGCCGCCCGCGCCGCGCTGATCACCCTGCTCGGGGCGGGTCCGGGCCTGGTGCCCGCCTGGGAGACCTGCGACCGGTACGGCCTGATCGACGGCTGGCTGCCCGAGTGGACCCGACTGCGCAGCCTGCCCCAGCACAACCCGGTGCACCGGTTCACGCTGGACCGGCACCTGGTGCAGACCGCGTACGAGGCGAGCCGGCACAGTCGCGAGGTGGACCGCCCGGACCTGCTGCTGCTCGGCGCGCTCCTGCACGACATCGGCAAGGGACTTCCGGGCGACCACAGCACGGTGGGCGCGCCGCTGGCCGAGGCGGTGGCCACCCGGATCGGCCTGCCCGAGCCGGAGGTGGCGCTGATCGGCAGGCTGGTCCGGCTGCACCTGCTTCTGCCCGACGTGGCCACCCGACGGGACCTCGCCGACCCGGTGACCATCGCCGGCGTGGCCGAGCTGGTCGGCGACACCACCACCCTCGACCTGCTGCACGCCCTGGTCCGCGCCGACGCCTTGGCCACCGGTCCGGCCGCCTGGTCGGACTGGAAGGGGCGGCTGGTCGCCGAGCTGGTCGCCGGGGTCCGCACCGCGCTGGACACCGGTGCGCTGCCCGCGCCGCCGGCCCCGGATCCAGCGCTGGTGGCGGGGCCGCTGCCGGTCGTACACCTGGCCGAGGACCGGGTGGCGGTGGCCGCGGCGGACCGGCGGGGGCTGCTCGCGACGGTGGCCGGCTGCCTGGCCCTGCACCGGCTTGAGGTGCTCTCCGCGGACGCCTCCACGGTCGACGGCCGGGCCCTGGTCGAGTGCCGGGTGCAGCCGCGCTACGGGCTGGCGCCCGACCCGATCGCGCTCAGCGCCGACCTGCGCCGCGCGGTCACCGGCGACGTCTCGGTCACCCAGCGGCTGCGCGGCCGGGCGTTGGCCGCGCGCGGCGCGGGGGCCGCGCCCCGGGTGGTCTGGCATCGGGAGGCGGCCACCGACGCGGTGCTGCTGGAGCTGCGCGCCGCCGACGCGGCCGGGCTGCTGTACCGGGTCACCTGTGCGCTGGACGAGGCCGGCGCCCAGGTCCGCGCGGCCCGGATCTCCACCCTCGGCGGCGACGTGGTGGACGCGTTCTACCTGGTCGGCGGCTGGCCCTCCGACGCCGACCGGGCCCGCCTGGAAGCGGCCGTCCTCGCCGCCGTCTGA
- a CDS encoding ABC transporter ATP-binding protein produces MNLPVQTEGLTKRYGGLTAVRDLDLTVRAGEVYGFLGPNGAGKTTTLRMLLGLVRPTAGTVRLLGRPPGAGRLTGVGALIEGPAFYPYLSGRDNLRVLARYGGVGADRVSLVLDLVDLAERAGDRYAGYSLGMKQRLGVAAALLKDPRLLILDEPTNGLDPAGMADMRTLIRRLGAAGCTVLVSSHLLGEVEQVCDRVGVISRGRLIAEGSVAELRGAAGLRVLADPLDDAAARARELVGAERVRVVDGGLELSVAPDQAAWLNAELVGAGVAVRELRPRERDLEQVFFDLIEKGTANVA; encoded by the coding sequence ATGAACCTGCCAGTGCAGACCGAAGGGCTCACGAAACGGTACGGCGGCTTGACCGCCGTGCGAGATCTCGACCTGACCGTCCGGGCCGGCGAGGTGTACGGCTTCCTCGGCCCGAACGGCGCCGGCAAGACCACCACCCTGCGGATGCTGCTCGGGCTGGTGCGGCCCACCGCCGGCACGGTCCGGCTGCTCGGCCGGCCGCCCGGCGCCGGACGGCTCACCGGGGTGGGCGCGCTGATCGAGGGACCCGCCTTCTACCCGTACCTGTCGGGCCGGGACAACCTGCGGGTGCTCGCCCGCTACGGCGGGGTCGGCGCCGACCGGGTGTCGCTGGTGCTGGACCTGGTCGACCTGGCCGAGCGGGCCGGCGACCGGTACGCCGGCTACTCGTTGGGCATGAAGCAGCGCCTCGGGGTGGCGGCCGCCCTGCTCAAGGACCCGCGCCTGCTGATCCTGGACGAGCCGACCAACGGCCTCGACCCGGCCGGCATGGCGGACATGCGCACGCTGATCCGCCGGCTCGGCGCGGCCGGATGCACGGTGCTGGTCTCCAGCCACCTGCTCGGCGAGGTCGAGCAGGTCTGTGACCGGGTCGGGGTGATCTCCCGGGGGCGGCTGATCGCCGAGGGCAGCGTCGCCGAGCTGCGCGGCGCGGCCGGGCTGCGGGTGCTCGCCGACCCGCTCGACGACGCGGCGGCGCGGGCCCGGGAACTGGTCGGCGCCGAGCGGGTGCGGGTGGTCGACGGCGGGCTGGAGCTGTCGGTCGCGCCGGACCAGGCCGCCTGGCTCAACGCCGAACTGGTCGGCGCCGGGGTGGCGGTGCGCGAGCTGCGTCCCCGCGAGCGTGACCTGGAACAGGTCTTCTTCGACCTCATCGAGAAGGGAACGGCCAATGTTGCGTAG
- a CDS encoding ABC transporter permease subunit: MLRSFHAEAVKLVRRPASWLLLAIALVLALIFTYLFPYASIAGGTDGPNTDRTLPMLLPDQLVGNSLGGLPVFLGSIVLILGVLAVGGEYGWGTWKTVLSQGPTRLEVYAGKLLALAAAALVVVLSVFAVGAVSSALIAVAESQPVHWPSAGDLLTGIGAGWLIATMWAMLGAVLAVALRAVALPVGLGLVWMLAVQNLLAAIAAPLLDWVAQVQKGLPGPNAGSLAAALGAPGDTPGVAAAVGGGQAALVVAGYLVAFAAVGGLLLQRRDIG; this comes from the coding sequence ATGTTGCGTAGTTTCCACGCCGAGGCGGTCAAACTCGTCCGTCGGCCGGCGTCCTGGCTGCTGCTGGCCATCGCGCTGGTGCTCGCCCTGATCTTCACCTACCTGTTCCCGTACGCGAGCATCGCCGGTGGGACCGACGGCCCGAACACCGACCGGACGCTGCCGATGCTGCTGCCCGACCAGCTGGTGGGCAACTCGCTCGGCGGGCTGCCGGTCTTCCTCGGCTCGATCGTGCTGATCCTCGGCGTGCTCGCCGTCGGCGGCGAGTACGGCTGGGGCACCTGGAAGACCGTGCTCTCCCAGGGCCCCACCCGGCTGGAGGTGTACGCCGGCAAGCTGCTCGCCCTGGCCGCCGCTGCCCTCGTCGTGGTGCTCTCCGTCTTCGCGGTCGGGGCGGTTTCCAGCGCGCTGATCGCGGTCGCCGAGTCGCAGCCGGTGCACTGGCCCTCGGCCGGCGACCTGCTGACCGGGATCGGGGCGGGGTGGCTCATCGCGACGATGTGGGCCATGCTCGGTGCCGTGCTCGCCGTCGCGCTGCGGGCGGTGGCCCTGCCCGTCGGGCTGGGGCTGGTGTGGATGCTCGCGGTGCAGAACCTGCTCGCCGCGATCGCCGCGCCCCTGCTGGACTGGGTGGCCCAGGTGCAGAAGGGGCTGCCGGGGCCCAACGCCGGGTCGCTGGCGGCGGCGCTCGGCGCGCCCGGCGACACGCCGGGGGTCGCGGCGGCGGTCGGCGGCGGGCAGGCGGCGCTGGTGGTGGCCGGCTACCTGGTCGCCTTCGCGGCGGTCGGCGGGCTGCTGCTGCAGCGACGGGACATCGGCTAG
- a CDS encoding sensor histidine kinase, which translates to MDRNRTGWRDGLFDALVALALVAIGLVGTGPAGANEGIATGRATYPLVVAAALALAVRRRWPLATLAVGTAAVTAYLVLGYPYGPILFSFFVAVYTVAAYRPLRTAAVACGVALAVLLVHVFVGVRSPGLLGLMPAAAWVVVPFAVGTTVRLIRESAARDRVDEARRLADAERLRVAREVHDVVGHGLAAIHMQAEIALHLLGKKPEQAEAALTAISRTSKEALDELRVTLTVVRRDEAADERAPAPGLAQLPQLRDRLAGAGVPVTVEVSGERRQLPVAVDLAAYRVVQEALTNVLRHAGPATATVRLRYAPGEVAVEVTDTGRGPVAGPGQAGGYGLAGMRERVTALGGSFTAGAVPGGGFRVYATLPVEEAE; encoded by the coding sequence GTGGACCGGAACCGGACCGGGTGGCGCGACGGGCTCTTCGACGCCCTGGTCGCTCTGGCGCTGGTCGCGATCGGGCTGGTCGGCACCGGTCCGGCCGGCGCGAACGAGGGGATCGCCACCGGTCGGGCGACCTATCCGCTGGTGGTGGCGGCCGCGTTGGCCCTGGCGGTCCGGCGGCGGTGGCCGCTGGCGACGCTGGCGGTCGGCACCGCGGCCGTCACGGCGTACCTGGTGCTCGGCTACCCGTACGGGCCGATCCTGTTCTCGTTCTTCGTCGCGGTCTACACGGTCGCCGCGTACCGGCCGCTGCGCACCGCGGCGGTGGCCTGCGGCGTGGCCCTGGCCGTGCTGCTGGTCCACGTCTTCGTGGGCGTCCGGTCGCCCGGCCTGCTGGGCCTGATGCCCGCCGCCGCCTGGGTGGTGGTGCCGTTCGCGGTCGGGACCACGGTGCGGCTGATCCGGGAGAGCGCGGCCCGCGACCGCGTGGACGAGGCCCGCCGGCTGGCCGACGCCGAGCGGCTGCGGGTGGCCCGGGAGGTGCACGACGTGGTCGGGCACGGCCTCGCGGCCATCCACATGCAGGCGGAGATCGCCCTGCACCTGCTTGGGAAGAAGCCGGAGCAGGCGGAGGCGGCGCTGACCGCGATCAGCCGCACCAGCAAGGAGGCCCTGGACGAGCTGCGGGTCACGCTCACCGTGGTCCGGCGGGACGAGGCGGCCGACGAGCGGGCGCCGGCCCCGGGGCTGGCCCAGCTGCCGCAGCTGCGCGACCGGCTGGCCGGCGCCGGGGTGCCGGTCACCGTGGAGGTCAGCGGGGAGCGGCGCCAGCTCCCGGTCGCGGTGGACCTGGCCGCGTACCGGGTGGTGCAGGAGGCGCTGACCAACGTGCTGCGCCATGCGGGCCCGGCCACCGCCACCGTCCGACTCCGGTACGCCCCGGGCGAGGTCGCCGTGGAGGTGACCGACACCGGCCGTGGGCCGGTCGCCGGGCCGGGGCAGGCCGGCGGGTACGGGCTCGCCGGCATGCGGGAGCGGGTCACCGCGCTGGGCGGCTCGTTCACCGCCGGCGCCGTCCCCGGCGGGGGCTTCCGGGTGTACGCGACACTGCCGGTGGAGGAGGCTGAATGA
- a CDS encoding response regulator transcription factor, which yields MITVLLADDQDLVRIGLRALVESEDDLAVVGEAADGLSVVELARRERPDVVLMDVRMPGIDGIEATRRIVADSELTGTRVIVLTTFELDEYVFDALRHGASGFLTKDTRPADLLRAIRLVAEGEALLSPSVTRRVVREFATRPARVPRPHPRLGTLTDREREVVGLVGEGLSNGEIADRLVVSPATARTHVSRAMVKLGARDRAQLVVFAYQSGLVES from the coding sequence ATGATCACCGTGTTGCTCGCCGACGACCAGGACCTGGTCCGGATCGGGTTGCGCGCCCTGGTGGAGAGCGAGGACGACCTCGCCGTGGTGGGCGAGGCGGCCGACGGGCTGAGCGTGGTCGAGCTGGCCCGGCGGGAGCGCCCCGACGTGGTGCTGATGGACGTCCGGATGCCGGGCATCGACGGCATCGAGGCGACCCGGCGGATCGTCGCGGATTCCGAGCTGACCGGCACCCGGGTGATCGTGTTGACCACGTTCGAGCTGGACGAGTACGTCTTCGACGCACTCCGCCACGGGGCGAGCGGCTTCCTCACCAAGGACACCCGCCCGGCCGACCTGCTGCGGGCGATCCGGCTGGTCGCCGAGGGGGAGGCGCTGCTGTCGCCGTCGGTGACCCGGCGGGTGGTCCGGGAGTTCGCCACCCGGCCGGCCCGGGTGCCCCGCCCGCACCCTCGCCTCGGCACCCTCACCGACCGGGAACGGGAGGTGGTGGGGCTGGTCGGCGAGGGGCTGAGCAACGGCGAGATCGCCGACCGGCTGGTGGTCAGCCCGGCCACGGCGCGTACCCACGTCAGCCGGGCGATGGTGAAGCTGGGTGCCCGGGACCGGGCCCAGTTGGTGGTCTTCGCATACCAGTCCGGACTGGTCGAGTCGTGA
- the ffh gene encoding signal recognition particle protein → MFDTLSDRLSGIFTKLRGKGRLTDADIDATAREIRMALLEADVALPVVKGFIANVKERARSAEVSQALNPAQQIVKIVNEELINVLGGEGRRLQFAKHPPTVVMLAGLQGSGKTTLAGKLARWLKAQGHQPLLVAADLQRPNAVGQLQVLGGRAGVEVYAPEPGNGVGDPVQVARDSIEHAKRAARDIVIVDTAGRLGIDAEMMQQAADIRDAVDPDEVIFVIDAMVGQDAVRTAEAFRDGVGITGVVLSKLDGDARGGAALSVREVTGQPILFASTGEKLEDFDVFHPDRMASRILGMGDVLTLIEQAEAAFDADQKEKMTAKLMGGEQFTLEDFLDQLIAVRRMGPIANVLAMMPGMGQMKDQLAELDDKHFDRVTAIIRSMTPGERTNPKIINGSRRARIANGSGVTVMDVNQLLNRFADAQKMMKQMGGMMGLPGGGRRKATKSPKNKRKGTKGGRQRSGAGAGLPGGFPGGMPQLPPGLDPGDLAGGQGLPPGFKLPKIDFNKLGKGENRPR, encoded by the coding sequence GTGTTTGACACCTTGAGTGACCGCCTGTCCGGGATCTTCACCAAGCTCCGCGGCAAGGGTCGGCTCACCGACGCCGACATCGACGCCACCGCGCGCGAGATCCGCATGGCGCTGCTGGAGGCCGACGTCGCCCTGCCGGTGGTCAAGGGCTTCATCGCGAACGTGAAGGAGCGGGCCCGCAGCGCCGAGGTCTCCCAGGCCCTGAACCCGGCGCAGCAGATCGTCAAGATCGTCAACGAGGAGCTGATCAACGTCCTCGGTGGCGAGGGGCGGCGGCTGCAGTTCGCCAAGCACCCGCCGACCGTGGTCATGCTCGCCGGCCTCCAGGGCTCCGGTAAGACCACCCTCGCCGGCAAGCTGGCCCGCTGGCTCAAGGCCCAGGGTCACCAGCCGCTGCTGGTCGCCGCCGACCTCCAGCGCCCGAACGCCGTCGGGCAGCTCCAGGTGCTCGGTGGCCGCGCCGGCGTCGAGGTGTACGCCCCGGAGCCCGGCAACGGTGTCGGCGACCCCGTCCAGGTGGCGCGCGACTCGATCGAGCACGCCAAGCGCGCCGCCCGGGACATCGTCATCGTCGACACCGCCGGCCGCCTCGGTATCGACGCCGAGATGATGCAGCAGGCCGCCGACATCCGCGACGCGGTCGACCCGGACGAGGTCATCTTCGTCATCGACGCGATGGTCGGTCAGGACGCCGTCCGCACCGCCGAGGCGTTCCGCGACGGCGTGGGCATCACCGGCGTGGTCCTCTCCAAGCTCGACGGCGACGCCCGCGGTGGCGCCGCGCTGTCGGTCCGGGAGGTCACCGGGCAGCCGATCCTCTTCGCCTCCACCGGCGAGAAGCTGGAGGACTTCGACGTCTTCCACCCGGACCGGATGGCCAGCCGGATCCTCGGCATGGGCGACGTCCTCACTCTGATCGAGCAGGCCGAAGCGGCCTTCGACGCCGATCAGAAGGAGAAGATGACCGCCAAGCTGATGGGCGGCGAGCAGTTCACCCTGGAGGACTTCCTCGACCAGCTCATCGCGGTCCGCCGGATGGGCCCGATCGCCAACGTGCTGGCCATGATGCCGGGCATGGGGCAGATGAAGGACCAGCTCGCCGAGCTGGACGACAAGCACTTCGACCGGGTCACCGCGATCATCCGGTCGATGACCCCGGGCGAGCGCACCAACCCGAAGATCATCAACGGCTCCCGCCGGGCGCGTATCGCCAACGGCTCGGGCGTCACCGTGATGGACGTCAACCAGCTGCTCAACCGCTTCGCCGACGCGCAGAAGATGATGAAGCAGATGGGCGGCATGATGGGCCTGCCCGGCGGCGGCCGGCGCAAGGCGACCAAGAGCCCGAAGAACAAGCGCAAGGGCACCAAGGGCGGCCGGCAGCGCAGCGGCGCGGGCGCCGGGCTGCCGGGGGGCTTCCCCGGCGGCATGCCGCAGCTCCCGCCGGGCCTCGACCCCGGCGACCTGGCCGGCGGCCAGGGCCTGCCTCCGGGCTTCAAGCTGCCGAAGATCGACTTCAACAAGCTCGGCAAGGGCGAGAACCGCCCCCGCTGA